In Crinalium epipsammum PCC 9333, the following are encoded in one genomic region:
- a CDS encoding chemotaxis protein CheW: protein MLILLFYAGKDLYAIEGTHIVEVIPRVSLRKVQHVPEYMAGLFNYRGIILPVIDLCHLIQGTPSRSYLSTRIIIVKHPRQNESLKYLGLMAERVTETLSVSNADIKDSSIRVEDAPYLSGTIVDEKRIIQCIELERLFSDERYACLLMVE, encoded by the coding sequence GTGCTAATTCTACTCTTCTATGCTGGGAAAGATCTATACGCGATCGAAGGCACTCACATTGTTGAGGTGATTCCACGAGTCAGTCTCAGAAAGGTGCAGCACGTACCCGAATATATGGCGGGTTTGTTTAACTACCGAGGCATCATCCTACCAGTCATTGATCTGTGTCATTTGATTCAAGGTACACCGAGTCGCTCTTACCTGAGTACCCGCATCATTATCGTCAAACATCCTCGCCAAAATGAATCGCTAAAATATTTAGGGCTGATGGCAGAGCGGGTGACGGAAACGTTAAGCGTATCAAACGCAGATATTAAGGATTCGAGCATTCGGGTTGAGGATGCGCCATACTTAAGCGGCACAATCGTTGATGAAAAAAGGATTATTCAATGTATTGAGCTTGAGCGGCTTTTCAGCGATGAGCGATATGCTTGTTTGCTGATGGTTGAGTAG
- a CDS encoding S9 family peptidase yields the protein MNQPQIALYGSWKSPITSDLIVSATIGLGPVVLDGDDIYWIEMRPQEGGRNVLVRRTPDNQLADVTVAPFNVRTRVNEYGGGSFFVNKSTVYFCNFADQHLYRQTLNAEPQQLSQGQSGGDLRYADMIIDPVRDRLICVREDNTGGGHEPVNTLVSISLPDGNTQILISGSEFYSSPRLSPDGTKLAWLSWNHPNMPWNGTELWVSEITADGSLNTPQLVAGGIDESIFQPEWSPDNILYFVSDRTGWWNFYRWQNGNTELLCEMQAEFGLPQWVFGMSTYGFDANRIICTYTQNGIWYLASLDTTTKQLQQIETPYTEISSLKTAPGRVVFSAASPTESTAIVELNLSSGELQVLRRSSEMEIDPGYISQPQPIEFPTENGLTAYAFFYPPKNQDYNAPAGEKPPVLVKSHGGPTAATSSQLNLKIQYWTSRGFAFLDVNYGGSTGYGREYHQRLDGKWGIVDVDDCANAARYLANQGLVDGERMAIAGGSAGGYTTLCALTFRDVFKAGASYYGVSDLEALAKDTHKFEARYLDRLIGAYPERQDIYIERSPIHFTDKLSCPVIFFQGLEDKVVPPNQAEMMVEALKAKGLPVAYVPFEGEQHGFRRAENIKRAIDGEFYFYSRVFGFKPAENLEPVPIDNLLE from the coding sequence ATGAATCAACCACAAATTGCATTATATGGATCTTGGAAATCTCCTATTACATCAGATTTAATTGTCTCGGCAACAATAGGATTAGGACCAGTTGTTCTTGATGGCGATGATATCTACTGGATTGAAATGCGACCACAAGAAGGCGGACGAAATGTACTTGTAAGGCGTACCCCAGATAATCAACTTGCTGATGTTACTGTTGCGCCTTTTAATGTTCGCACTCGCGTAAATGAATACGGTGGCGGTTCTTTTTTTGTAAATAAGAGTACAGTGTATTTTTGCAACTTTGCAGACCAGCATCTCTACCGTCAAACCTTAAATGCTGAACCGCAACAACTTTCTCAAGGGCAGTCAGGGGGAGATTTGCGCTATGCAGATATGATTATAGATCCTGTGCGCGATCGCTTAATTTGTGTACGCGAAGATAATACTGGTGGCGGTCACGAACCAGTAAATACATTAGTTAGTATCAGTCTGCCAGATGGAAACACTCAAATCTTAATTTCTGGTAGTGAATTTTACTCTTCACCACGTCTAAGTCCCGACGGTACAAAATTAGCATGGCTGAGTTGGAACCATCCCAATATGCCTTGGAATGGTACAGAATTATGGGTTAGTGAAATAACAGCCGATGGTTCTTTAAATACACCTCAGTTAGTTGCTGGTGGCATTGATGAATCCATATTTCAGCCAGAGTGGTCGCCAGATAACATTTTATACTTTGTTTCAGATCGTACTGGTTGGTGGAACTTCTATCGCTGGCAAAATGGTAATACTGAATTACTATGTGAAATGCAGGCGGAATTTGGACTTCCCCAATGGGTTTTTGGAATGTCTACTTATGGCTTTGATGCTAATCGCATTATCTGCACTTACACCCAAAATGGTATTTGGTATTTAGCCAGTTTAGATACAACTACTAAACAGCTACAACAAATAGAAACTCCTTACACAGAAATTTCTTCACTCAAAACAGCGCCAGGTCGTGTTGTATTTAGTGCAGCTTCACCGACAGAATCAACAGCTATTGTGGAGTTAAATTTATCTAGTGGCGAGTTGCAAGTTTTACGGCGGTCAAGTGAGATGGAAATTGACCCTGGCTATATTTCCCAACCGCAACCGATTGAATTTCCTACAGAAAATGGCTTAACTGCTTATGCCTTTTTCTATCCACCCAAAAACCAAGACTATAACGCACCTGCTGGAGAAAAACCGCCAGTATTAGTTAAAAGTCATGGTGGTCCAACAGCAGCAACATCTAGTCAATTAAACTTAAAAATCCAATATTGGACAAGTCGCGGTTTTGCTTTCTTAGATGTAAATTATGGTGGGAGTACAGGTTATGGACGGGAATATCATCAACGCTTAGATGGTAAGTGGGGTATTGTTGATGTTGATGACTGTGCAAACGCGGCGCGTTATCTTGCTAACCAAGGTTTAGTAGATGGTGAGAGAATGGCGATCGCAGGTGGTAGTGCAGGCGGTTATACTACACTTTGCGCCCTGACATTCCGTGACGTATTTAAAGCAGGCGCTAGTTATTACGGGGTTAGCGATTTAGAAGCTTTAGCTAAAGATACCCACAAATTTGAAGCACGTTATCTCGATAGATTAATCGGTGCGTACCCAGAAAGGCAAGATATATATATAGAGCGATCGCCTATCCATTTTACTGATAAACTATCTTGTCCCGTGATCTTTTTCCAAGGGTTAGAAGATAAAGTTGTTCCACCTAACCAAGCAGAAATGATGGTGGAAGCATTAAAAGCAAAAGGTTTACCTGTCGCTTATGTTCCTTTTGAAGGAGAACAACATGGGTTTCGTCGCGCTGAAAATATTAAACGCGCTATTGATGGGGAGTTTTATTTCTACTCGCGGGTGTTTGGGTTTAAACCAGCCGAAAATTTAGAACCAGTACCGATAGATAACCTTTTAGAATGA
- a CDS encoding pentapeptide repeat-containing protein, with protein MRYFKVLVALLLAFIFLLSPESALAARKAKPKLDLSGKDFSGQTLISSEFVEANLDNTNFNNADIRGVVFNGSTLKGSSLHSADFTNGLAYAADFSNADLSDAVFSESILLKSRFDEVNINGTDFSGVVLDGTNVKKLCDVADGVNSKTGVATRASLGCK; from the coding sequence ATGAGGTATTTTAAAGTACTGGTAGCGTTACTGTTAGCATTCATCTTTCTTTTATCCCCTGAATCAGCTTTAGCTGCTAGGAAAGCTAAACCCAAACTAGATCTTAGTGGGAAAGATTTTTCCGGTCAAACCTTAATTTCATCTGAATTTGTGGAAGCTAATTTAGATAACACTAACTTTAACAATGCTGATATACGAGGCGTAGTTTTTAACGGTTCTACTCTGAAAGGTAGTTCTCTACACAGTGCAGATTTTACTAATGGGTTAGCTTATGCTGCTGACTTCTCAAATGCAGATCTTAGTGATGCAGTTTTCAGTGAATCAATTTTGCTAAAGTCCAGATTTGATGAAGTAAATATTAACGGTACTGATTTCAGTGGTGTTGTATTGGATGGAACTAACGTCAAGAAACTTTGTGATGTAGCAGATGGTGTTAACTCCAAAACTGGTGTTGCAACTCGCGCATCATTAGGTTGTAAATAA
- the truB gene encoding tRNA pseudouridine(55) synthase TruB, whose product MQGFLNLNKPAGFTSHDCVARVRKLLRLKRVGHGGTLDPAVTGVLPIALGKATRLLQYLRQDKAYQGTIKLGVTTTTDDLAGEIISQQPVNDLSLEAVTAALQQFEGTIQQIPPNYSAIQVQGKRLYDLARAGEKIDVPARTVEVYQIDVLDWRGGEFPEIDVAIACGSGTYIRAIARDLGIALNTGGVLASLIRTASCGFNLADSITFEELEEQIQRGTFQPIPPPIALTHLISVNLSATDAKRWCQGQKILNPQFSILDITESEEQEPSDRISIQAAKSTNFLRVYDENQQFLGIANLTDSDQGKVLTPQMVFEAL is encoded by the coding sequence GTGCAAGGTTTCTTAAATTTAAACAAACCAGCAGGTTTTACTTCCCATGACTGTGTAGCGCGGGTGCGTAAGTTACTGCGTTTAAAGCGTGTCGGACATGGGGGAACTTTAGATCCTGCTGTTACGGGTGTATTACCGATTGCCTTGGGTAAAGCTACGAGATTATTACAATATCTCCGCCAAGATAAAGCTTATCAAGGGACAATTAAGTTAGGAGTAACAACAACAACTGATGATTTAGCTGGGGAAATTATTTCTCAACAACCAGTAAATGATCTGAGTTTAGAAGCTGTTACAGCAGCACTACAACAATTTGAAGGAACTATTCAACAAATCCCACCTAATTACAGTGCTATTCAAGTACAAGGTAAACGTTTATATGATTTAGCGCGGGCTGGAGAAAAAATTGATGTGCCAGCGCGAACAGTGGAAGTATATCAGATTGATGTTTTAGACTGGCGAGGTGGGGAGTTTCCAGAAATAGATGTAGCGATCGCCTGTGGATCTGGTACATATATAAGAGCGATCGCACGTGATTTAGGTATTGCTCTTAATACTGGTGGCGTACTCGCTTCCTTAATACGCACCGCCAGTTGTGGGTTTAATTTAGCTGATAGTATCACTTTTGAAGAATTAGAAGAACAGATTCAGCGAGGTACATTTCAACCAATCCCACCGCCAATCGCTTTAACACATTTAATATCTGTAAATTTATCCGCAACAGATGCTAAACGTTGGTGTCAAGGGCAAAAAATTTTAAATCCTCAATTTTCTATTTTAGACATAACAGAAAGTGAAGAACAAGAGCCTAGCGATAGAATATCAATTCAAGCGGCAAAATCAACAAACTTTCTACGGGTTTATGATGAAAACCAGCAATTTTTAGGCATTGCTAACTTAACTGATTCAGATCAAGGAAAAGTGTTAACGCCACAGATGGTTTTTGAGGCACTTTAG
- a CDS encoding valine--pyruvate transaminase, protein MNPALTQFGDKMSHLTGVRAIMKDIKETLQAGVGQQYINLSPGNPVILPEVEELWREYTTELLNGQDFGNVVCRYGDSQGYEPLIEAVVNFFNQRYNLNLTNRNILITPGSQSLYFYATNAFGGYTSSGKLKQIVLPLSPDYTGYGGLTLFPEALFAYKPALDIDTAGHTFKYRPDFSKLNIDESTGCVLFSRPCNPTGNVLTDDEVRKIAALAEPYDIPVLIDSAYAPPFPALNFTEMTPIFGGNIIHCMSLSKVGLPGERIGIAIGEEKYINVLESFQTNMCIHSSRYGQAIAARAIETGMLADIATSVIRPYYQKKFTVVESTLDEAMPKDLPWFLHRGEGAIFAWIWFEDLPITDWELYQQLKQVGVIVVPGSSFFPGLREDWKHKQECIRISLTATDEDIETGMRRLAKVIQDVYKRGN, encoded by the coding sequence ATGAACCCTGCCCTTACTCAATTTGGCGATAAAATGTCCCACTTAACTGGAGTGCGGGCAATTATGAAAGATATTAAAGAAACCCTACAAGCAGGTGTAGGACAGCAATATATTAATCTCAGCCCTGGTAATCCAGTAATTTTACCGGAAGTAGAAGAACTGTGGCGCGAATATACCACAGAATTATTAAATGGTCAAGACTTTGGCAATGTTGTTTGTCGCTACGGTGATAGCCAAGGTTATGAACCACTGATTGAAGCTGTAGTTAATTTTTTCAATCAACGATACAACCTGAATTTAACTAATCGCAATATTCTGATTACCCCTGGAAGTCAAAGCCTTTACTTTTACGCTACTAATGCGTTTGGGGGATATACCAGCAGTGGTAAACTCAAGCAAATTGTATTGCCTTTGAGTCCAGATTACACAGGTTATGGTGGTTTAACTTTATTTCCAGAAGCTTTGTTTGCTTACAAACCTGCTTTGGATATTGATACCGCAGGACATACATTTAAGTATCGCCCAGATTTTAGCAAGTTAAATATAGATGAAAGCACAGGTTGTGTGTTGTTCTCCCGTCCCTGTAACCCTACAGGAAATGTGCTTACTGATGACGAAGTGCGTAAGATCGCAGCATTAGCAGAACCTTATGATATACCTGTGTTAATTGATTCTGCCTACGCGCCGCCTTTTCCAGCGTTGAATTTTACGGAGATGACTCCGATTTTTGGCGGTAATATCATTCACTGCATGAGTTTGTCGAAGGTGGGATTACCAGGGGAAAGAATTGGGATTGCTATCGGGGAAGAAAAGTACATTAACGTACTAGAGTCATTCCAGACGAATATGTGTATACATTCGTCACGGTATGGACAAGCGATCGCAGCCCGTGCAATTGAAACTGGTATGCTGGCAGATATCGCCACATCAGTTATCCGTCCCTATTACCAGAAAAAATTCACCGTTGTAGAAAGTACTTTAGATGAGGCAATGCCTAAAGATTTGCCTTGGTTTTTACATCGGGGTGAAGGCGCTATATTTGCGTGGATTTGGTTTGAAGATTTACCGATTACTGATTGGGAGTTATACCAACAATTAAAGCAAGTTGGTGTAATTGTTGTTCCTGGTAGTTCTTTCTTCCCTGGTTTGCGTGAAGATTGGAAGCATAAACAAGAGTGTATTCGGATTAGTTTAACGGCGACTGATGAGGATATTGAAACTGGAATGCGACGGTTAGCAAAAGTGATTCAGGACGTTTATAAACGTGGGAATTAG